One genomic window of Geoanaerobacter pelophilus includes the following:
- the miaB gene encoding tRNA (N6-isopentenyl adenosine(37)-C2)-methylthiotransferase MiaB: MESPKFLYLQTFGCQMNVSDSEKIASLLAGVGYQLTEESTAADLIILNTCTVRAKAEEKVYRQLENLRPLKRKKPSLLFGVGGCVAQQEGERLLEKVPYLDLVFGTHNLHRIPQIVLAAEEGRRLSETDFIDNETRLGLFPSDDQPGGVTRFVTVMQGCDNYCSYCIVPYVRGREISRRSADIIAEISQMAANGVKEITLLGQNVNSYGLNDPDQPDFAGLLRMVSDIVGIERIRFTTSHPKDITRPLIDCFAQLPKLCGHIHLPAQAGSSAVLARMNRGYTRQDYLDKVAALRAARPDIAITSDIIVGFPGESEADFAETLSLVEETRYTDIFSFIYSKRPGTAAAEFDGDLPYDLKLERLDRLAEVQKKITREFNKAQVGSVQKVLVERASRRPGQIFGRSSYNQIVNFDGDISLVGSLADVEIIEGYQNSLLGRLVTGH; encoded by the coding sequence ATGGAAAGTCCGAAGTTTCTCTATCTGCAAACATTCGGTTGTCAGATGAATGTGAGCGATTCAGAGAAAATAGCATCACTGCTTGCCGGGGTAGGGTATCAGTTGACGGAGGAATCGACTGCTGCAGACCTGATTATCCTGAACACCTGTACCGTACGGGCAAAGGCCGAGGAAAAAGTATACCGGCAGCTGGAGAATCTGCGACCGCTTAAGAGAAAGAAACCATCCCTGCTGTTTGGTGTCGGGGGCTGTGTCGCTCAGCAGGAAGGTGAACGTCTCCTGGAAAAGGTGCCCTATCTTGATCTGGTTTTCGGCACTCATAACCTGCACCGCATTCCCCAGATCGTGCTTGCGGCAGAAGAGGGGCGGCGCCTTTCGGAAACAGACTTCATCGACAATGAAACCAGGTTGGGGTTGTTTCCCAGCGATGACCAGCCGGGAGGGGTCACCCGGTTTGTGACGGTCATGCAAGGGTGCGACAATTACTGCTCGTACTGCATTGTGCCATATGTCAGGGGGCGCGAGATCAGTCGCCGCTCAGCGGATATCATTGCCGAGATCAGTCAGATGGCTGCCAATGGAGTGAAGGAAATCACCCTGCTTGGGCAGAATGTCAATTCTTATGGGCTGAACGACCCCGATCAGCCCGATTTTGCTGGGCTGCTCCGGATGGTGTCTGACATCGTCGGCATTGAGCGCATACGGTTTACTACTTCCCATCCCAAGGATATAACCAGGCCGTTGATCGACTGCTTTGCCCAGTTACCCAAGCTGTGCGGCCATATCCACCTCCCGGCCCAGGCTGGCAGTAGTGCTGTGCTGGCCAGGATGAACCGGGGGTATACCAGGCAGGATTATCTGGACAAGGTGGCGGCGCTGAGGGCTGCCAGGCCGGATATCGCCATAACCTCCGATATTATCGTGGGGTTCCCCGGTGAGAGCGAAGCCGATTTTGCCGAAACTCTGTCCCTGGTTGAGGAGACCAGATACACCGATATCTTTTCCTTTATTTACTCGAAGAGGCCTGGCACTGCTGCGGCAGAGTTCGATGGCGACTTGCCGTATGACCTCAAGCTGGAGCGGTTGGACCGTCTGGCCGAGGTCCAGAAGAAGATTACCCGCGAGTTTAACAAGGCCCAGGTCGGCTCGGTTCAGAAGGTTCTTGTTGAACGGGCAAGCAGACGCCCTGGCCAGATCTTCGGCAGAAGCAGCTACAATCAGATTGTGAATTTCGACGGCGATATTTCGCTGGTCGGCAGCCTGGCAGATGTCGAAATCATAGAAGGATATCAGAACTCGCTACTGGGACGGCTTGTCACTGGGCACTGA
- a CDS encoding bifunctional nuclease domain-containing protein: MYVEMTVYGFTIDSVSQRPVVLLKDTEGANTVPLWISLKDGVSIAADLLCRDLANKEGRSDFLDSLLKKLELSLSRVIVDMDDGGDIVAHVCLSASGNEEVVAVGLAEALNVVLSRKLPLMVSSRLIDWATRYALNDEVVLSENNERRYADFLENLDPSQMNKLPI; the protein is encoded by the coding sequence ATGTATGTTGAGATGACGGTTTACGGATTCACCATAGATAGCGTTTCGCAACGGCCGGTAGTGCTGCTCAAAGATACCGAGGGGGCAAATACCGTCCCCCTTTGGATCAGCCTCAAAGATGGAGTGTCCATAGCTGCTGATCTGCTCTGTCGCGATCTTGCCAATAAGGAAGGCCGGTCGGATTTTCTCGACTCTCTGCTGAAAAAGCTCGAATTGTCGCTGTCTCGCGTCATTGTAGACATGGATGATGGTGGTGACATTGTTGCCCATGTCTGTCTGTCTGCTTCTGGCAATGAGGAGGTTGTTGCTGTGGGGCTCGCTGAGGCATTGAACGTGGTACTGAGCCGGAAACTTCCTCTCATGGTCTCTTCACGCTTGATTGACTGGGCAACCCGTTATGCCCTCAATGACGAGGTGGTGCTAAGCGAAAATAATGAACGCAGGTATGCCGACTTTCTGGAGAACCTCGACCCCTCGCAGATGAACAAGCTGCCGATCTGA
- a CDS encoding M42 family metallopeptidase codes for MRNESFEFLSKLVAAPSPSGYEQPAQRVFRSYVEKSAIVTTDVMGNVYGMIEGTGKDRPRVMLVGHSDEIGLQIRYIDDNGFIYFGAIGGVDAHLTPGQRVIVHAGKGDVTGVIGRKPIHLMEPKDRDTVTKLDSQYIDIGAATRQEAEKLVRVGDPITFAAGIERLQGDRVTSRGFDDKAGSFVVAEVLRQVAAAKKKLSVDLYGVSSVQEEVGLRGGTTSSYTVNPDIGICVEVDFATDQPDVEKKHNGDVKIGKGPILPRGANINPVLFDLLASTAEEQKIPVQFTGIPRATGTDANVMQISRGGVATALVKIPLRYMHTPVEVLSLSDLDNAVKLIVAVLSKIKDKSLFIPR; via the coding sequence ATGCGCAATGAATCTTTTGAATTTCTTTCAAAGCTGGTAGCAGCGCCAAGCCCATCGGGTTACGAACAGCCGGCACAGCGGGTATTCCGTTCGTACGTTGAGAAATCTGCCATTGTGACAACTGACGTCATGGGCAATGTCTATGGGATGATCGAAGGGACTGGAAAGGATCGGCCGCGGGTGATGCTGGTTGGCCACTCCGATGAAATCGGTCTGCAGATTCGCTATATCGATGACAACGGCTTTATCTATTTCGGGGCCATCGGTGGTGTTGACGCCCACCTTACCCCTGGCCAGAGGGTTATAGTGCATGCGGGGAAGGGTGACGTGACGGGAGTAATCGGTCGCAAACCGATTCACCTGATGGAGCCGAAGGATCGCGATACTGTGACCAAGCTTGACAGCCAGTATATCGACATCGGGGCTGCGACCAGGCAAGAAGCCGAAAAGCTGGTACGGGTTGGTGACCCGATAACCTTTGCCGCTGGGATCGAGCGGCTTCAGGGTGACCGGGTGACCTCCCGCGGTTTTGACGACAAGGCCGGCAGTTTTGTGGTTGCCGAGGTGCTGCGCCAGGTTGCTGCCGCCAAAAAGAAACTGTCCGTTGATCTGTACGGAGTATCGTCAGTACAGGAGGAGGTTGGACTGCGCGGCGGCACCACCAGCAGTTACACGGTAAACCCTGATATCGGCATCTGTGTCGAGGTTGACTTTGCCACAGATCAGCCCGATGTGGAAAAAAAGCATAATGGTGATGTCAAAATCGGCAAGGGGCCGATCCTCCCCCGTGGCGCCAACATCAACCCGGTGTTGTTCGATCTGCTTGCTTCGACTGCTGAGGAGCAGAAAATCCCGGTTCAATTTACCGGCATTCCCCGCGCAACCGGCACCGACGCCAATGTCATGCAGATCTCCCGGGGCGGGGTTGCTACGGCACTGGTCAAGATTCCGCTTCGCTACATGCACACACCGGTTGAGGTGCTGTCGCTGTCGGACCTGGATAACGCCGTAAAGCTGATCGTTGCGGTGCTGTCGAAAATCAAGGATAAATCTCTTTTTATTCCGAGATAA